The segment ACCATGTGGGAGACAAACACATTCACAATTCAAACAGTGAGCTAATGTAAGGACACCCTTCCACCGACACTTTAATTCAATTTTCTCTTTCctctttcttttccatttttatcTCCTCAAATTTTCCctcctttttttattatttggtttttCCTTTACGGCTTACTCACACTTTCAACTGTTCAACCCATTTAATATAGCCTCCCTTAAATATTGTGCCATCCTATCCCCTTATTAACTCTTTCAGTTCACTGCTCCTGCCCTTTTATTCTAAACCTCTCCTTTTCCCTTCCATTAGACCCAAAATGCCGCTTCACTCGGCGGTAGCATTGTTTTATGCCGCCGCTTTTCTTTTCGCCATTGTTGGCGCCGAAGATCCCTATAGGTTCTACAGCTGGAATGTTACGTACGGTGACATTTACCCTCTTGGCGTTCGTCAAACGGtaagcttttcataagctcataATAGAGTTTCATTGTCGGTCTATATATGTCGGTCAATACCTTATATATCTTCTATTTTCCAGGGTCTTCTCATAAATGGGCAATTCCCAGGCCCTGATATTCACTCTGTTACCAACGACAACCTCATCATCAACGTCTATAACAACTTAAACGAATCTTTTCTCCTCTCCTGGTATGAATTTTTTTGGAGGCAACTTTTTTACGTGCCATTTTTTCTTCCACTTACTTCACTGCCATATGGAGACCATTATAGTCGGTCACTACACATGATCGGTTATTCTTGTCTTGTTTCCTACATTGGTAAACGTGAACGCTAGGAAAAAAACGTCCATGTGCTTTGATCTCATCATGGCAGATctgtgttttcttttttttttttttttagagtaAAGCATATGTGGCTAAAACAAGTACCTTTTGCTTTGCTGTAATTAGAAAGCGGCTTGTCCTTCGATTGAGGAAGACAGCATTTAACTTTTGaattaattgggaaaaatgttgaATTAATGGTCGTTAATCTGCCTACTTAAAACCTCATTAATCATCCTTGATTCAAGTGGGCCATTTATTTTGTATTAGCTGTCTCCTACATGTAACATATATGGGGAAGAAGATCAAGTGGATTAGGAATACAGGAATAGAGATGTGGACACAAGATATTAGCCTTAATtatcatatttataatttcataatcTGGAAACAAGTTGATTGACCTGTCCAATTTTTTCCCCTTCTTACATTGTGTTTTTATGAAGTCTTTTATAGTTGTAAGTAGGAAATGTTTGGTCAAATTCTGGTTTTGGGTTTTCTactgaattaaaattttaagatttagtTCTTGTATTTTAATTTGGCATGATTTGATTATatgttttaataatattattagttaatccAAATTATTAACTATTTGCATTAAAATGATGTTCTGTTgacatataaattttattaaataaagttATTTGACTGGacttaaaaaaaatacttaagCAATAGATCGatatatgatatttttaaaaataatttatattaagacTTTAACAACAACaattaattgtattaataatttgaattaattaataatattgcaAAAGTAGGATAGATATTAAAATATGAGGATCAAATTTTAATTTGAGTACAATAGGGACCAAAATCATAATTTGACCTAAAATGTTTATCTTGGATGATTTATAGTCAAATCCTGTTATTAGTCTTTGTTTTAGGTGCACATctactttaattttgtcatttttagtttatgtatttttcaaaaacatttaaatttattattttacataATACTAATGAAAATATCATgtcattttaattaataaatttagtgTCTATCATTTGACTTATGaccgaaattaaaataaaataaaaatataaattaaaaataatcaaattagaGAACAATGATTAAATCTACACTTTATACATTTTGCGGATTAATAGTAAAATTTGACTTGACGGATTTAATTATTACCATTTAAGTCTGGATTgaaatctaaaaatttaaaaatatataattaaaattgatGCAATTAGAGTACAGACATCTTATATCTTATGTATAATATAAGGACTCATAACAAAATTTGACATGGTTCATTTacaaagttgaaaaaaaaaaaaaaaaaagacagtgAATCAAGTAGAACAGGTGGGGTGGTTGTTTTAGCATCTCAAAGCAAAGCAGTGAAAGACAACCAGTTCAAAATTGGATCGTGAATTAGGCTGCACATTTTAAATAGGCAATTATTAGTTGTTTTTTTTATCATTTGCAAGATTTATTTACTTAGCTGAAGACTGTAAATATGTAGGAATGGAGTCCAACAAAGGAGGAACTCGTATGAAGACGGCGTGTATGGCACAACCTGCCCTATTCCACCAGGAAAGAACTTCACATACATGCTTCAGGTGAAGGATCAAATAGGGAGTTTCTATTACTACCCATCACTTGGATTCCACAAGGCAGCTGGTGGTTTTGGAGGGATCAGGATCCTTAGTCGCCCACGAATCCCAGTCCCCTTCCCTGACCCAGCCGGGGATTACACTGTGCTCATTGGCGATTGGTACAAGTCCAATCACACGGTACTATACATTTTTTCAAATTAAAGCTGCTTGCTTTTAGGTTGGAAAAAAATGCCTGCTATTCATAACTATGGCAGTATGGGGCCGTACAACAATTTAACATGGTGGGATCACCCAGTGTCTGTCGGCAGCATAATGGCGTTAGTTGGATTAACGAAGCAAAgcaaatttggtttttttttttgactATTCAATGCTGGCCGTGGGCTATGGCTTTATCACCCCCTTTTACAGCTGGATTTCTGGACTGTCATTTTCTTTGTCATTTCCTGCTTGGCTCAGCCTTGGTTTATTTTGATACGTTTTAAACGTGACAGGGAAAAGACATtgcttttttgttttttctttttgggaATGGGTAGTGATGCTAAGGATTAAACCTGAACTTTTATACCACAAAAGATAAAATAACTTACCATTAGATCAAGAAGTTGTCCGCAAATGCGTTGCGCCTGATATATGTCTATTTCTCTCTTAATCATCAGCACAGACATGATGGTTTCCTAGGATGCTCAACTTAGGTGTGTTATTGTCATGTATATATTCAACATTTTTATGTAGCTTGCCATCTGGGGCCAGGGCATGTCTCCTAGCGGGGATAATGAAGTAATGATTATAACAGCTGCATAAGAATTTGATTTTATACAAAGTATTATGGTGTTGGTAATTAATAAGAAACTGAAAAAATGGGGTTGTGCAGGTTTTGCAAGCTCATCTGGATGGTGGTAAGAAGCTTCCTTTCCCTGATGGAGTCCTTATCAATGGTCGTGGACCTGGTGGTGCCTCCTTCAATGTTGAACAAGGTACTTAATTTTTCTTATACTAGTAAAGACTAAACAGGATCAAGCATAATGAGGATCATGTATTGTGTTGCAGGTAAAACCTACAGGCTTAGGATATCAAATGTTGGACTGCAAAATTCTCTCAATTTCCGCATCCAAAACCACAGGTTGACGTTGGTTGAAGTGGAGGGAACACACACCCTGCAAACGACCTACTCTTCCATCGACCTTCACCTAGGCCAATCGTGCTCCGTTTTATTCACAGCTGATCAGCCTGCACAAGACTATTACATTGTTGCCTCTACTCGCTTCACCAACCCCGTTCTCACCACGACTGCGACCCTTCGTTACAGTAATTCTGCTGGCCCTGTCTCTGGTCCTCCTCCTGGTGGACCCACCATCCAAATCGACTGGTCTTTGAACCAGGCACGCTCTATCAGGACTAACCTTACAGCGAGTGGACCAAGGCCTAACCCTCAGGGCTCCTATCACTATGGTCTCATTAATACAACCAGAACCATCAGGCTTGCAAACTCTGCGGGACAAGTTAATGGGAAGCAAAGATATGCAGTTAACAGTGTTTCCTTTGTTCTGCCAGACACTCCTTTGAAACTTGCCGACTATTTCAAAATTGGAGGAGTCTTCCGGCCTGGGAGCATATCAGATAATCCTTATGGTGGAGGGATATACGTTGACACTTCAGTTCTGAATGCTGATTATAGGGCTTTTGTTGAGATTGTATTTGAGAACACTGAGAACATCATACAGAGCTGGCATCTCAATGGCTACTCTTTCTTTGTCGTTGGGTAAGCACTAAGCACTAAAGAACATCATTTCTCACCATAACATTATGCACGAACCTGTGCTAACAtattggttttgaaaccacattgAAATGCAGTATGGACGGAGGGCAATGGACAGCAGCTAGTAGGAACGGATACAATCTACGTGATGCAGTTGCACGTTGTACTACTCAGGTACCTAAATCAATcatctttattcaatttaattaagcTACCCTAGTTAAGACCCAAGTTTAATATACTTGATGTATATATGCGGTGAATTGCATGCAGGTGTATCCAAAATCATGGACAGCCATATATGTGGCACTTGACAACGTAGGGATCTGGAACTTGAGGTCTGAGTACTGGGCAAGACAGTACCTTGGGCAACAGCTTTACTTGCGTGTATACACAGATTCAACATCTCTCAGGGATGAATACCCCATCCCCAAGAATGCTCTCCTCTGCGGTAGGGCAGCTGGCCGAAGCACCCGACCGCTCTAAGCCACCATATGATAAAGAACGTTGTGTGGTGAATGGATGAAGATGATTGAAGAGAGTAGAGTTTTGCCTCTAATCTTGATATGTATAtctttaattatataatatagcTCATTATATTGTGCTTAGCATGTAATATTTAAGTCTAAAATTAATGGACCTCAGCTCGAGGTCGCATTCTTTGTTACTTTAGATCAGATCTGTATTCCCTTTGTATTGTTCAGGTTTCCAACCATAAATTATTGGTACTATCTTATTGTTATCATAATTGACGTGTGTTTAAGTTCAAGTACTGCTTTCACATGCATAGGAGCAAAGCTAAAATGGAGCAGCTCTTTGCTCTTGTTCTTCCAGAGAATGTGTATATATTTTGATCACTTATAAGTATTTTTTAAGAGTTGAATAACTGGTCATTACAATGCTGGTTGGCATCTATGATGGTGTTTCTAAATGATATTGGTGTTTATTGATATAAATTAATGAAAAAATTTTATatcataatatattaatttaattgagGGAGAAAATACAGATATTAAActactaaaaattcataaaatttaaactaaaatattattaaagGGCCAAAAGTCAAATAAAAACTTAGCGGTCAACATAAATTAACTATActtttacatatataatttagGGACTGGGAAAGCTAGCCATTGCTTCTGACTCTGTCTACAGAGTACAGACAAGGTTAAATGAATGGTATGATAAATTTTGCTTTTTTAGAGCTTTTCAACTCAAGCAGTAAATCAATTAAGTAAACTATTTATCATTTCACAAATGattcactaaaaaaaattaaaaataacatataactaCATCTGGGATTGATGATTATGGACCCTATAGCCTAAATAAAGCTTGAACCAATTGCATTCTAGACTAAAATGGTGGAGAACGCAAAGTATAAACTTCACGAGCCTTTTAAGACTAAAATTGGGATATAGTAAAAGCCCATTAGTTAAGGGTTCATAGCCCTTCTTCTCAACAATTCCTACTTCTGGAGAGTTCGCTCAGGTCACTTCACTCGAAGCCTTTCAGAATTCAGATTTAAATCGAATAAGCATAGTATTCAAAAGTATATACCACTGGTGTTTGTAGTAGAGCAAGCAAAAGGCCCGAGGCAACCAAAACCTCAAAACCTTGCTTCTATTTTCTGTTCTCGTTCGGATCTCAATCTCAAATTTTCTACATCGCGCTTAAGATCAGGTAAAAGCTTTATTCATTTCAAAGCTTTCTGGGGTTTCTGAAACTTGAGCCTTTGTTTCCATTTTTTCGCGATTATGTTACTGTTTACTTTGGTTCTGTTGGTTGTGAAATGAGGAAATGAATGATTAATGAAAGTGCTGCTGAGCATAACATTTCTCCGGCTCATTATACaaatttatggtttatggtttattaAGCAGCATTTGGATGTTTTTCGTTTCATTGTTAGAttaaaaacactaaaatttttCTTTCGCTCTCGTGATTCAGGGCTTTATTTGGGCACCAAAGCTCCAGCTACTCTCGACCACGTTATATTCAATGGCGGTGCGTTATTTGCCTACTACTAAATTACTGTCAGTTGgttagatttttatttatttatttatgcatTTGGTTTGAAGTTTTATATTGCTTACCGGTTGGCTGAATGTGAAAGATTGAAAAAATTCTTAAAGATGACGCTAGTGAAGAGAAGGGGGAGCGTGCCAGAATGGTGAGTTGAgtcattattatttatagtttgtGTACATTTAATGCTGATAATAtggtttaaatgaattttttttctaCTACTTTTTTGGAATTCTAAGATTATACTTGTATTGCATTCTTATTATTGGGGTATTTTATTTTCAGTAACATCTGATATTCATGAGCTTTGTTACATTCAGGCATCATTTGTTGGGGCAATTGCAATTACTGACTTGGTTAAGACAACCCTAGGGCCAAAAGGCATGGTAAGTTTTCCACATTGTGCATACAGATTAAATGCGAGTACTAGTTCTTTAAATCCTTGACTTTGTTATTGGTGAAATTATCTGCCAGGATAAAATTTTGCAATCAACAGGCAGAGGACATGAAGTCACTGTTACTAATGATGGAGCTACCATCTTAAAGTCCTTGCATATCGACAACCCTGCTGCAAAAGTTTTAATTGGTATCCTTATAATTATCTtcattgttattacactttatgAGTAAATTGCTTGGTTTCTTCAACATGTTAAAACTCGCAATGTTATATTGGTACACAAGAGTACATGACAGAACTGTAAATGGTTCAGTGAGCCATGCTAACACAGTCATTGATTTTATCTGGAAAGAGCTTTTATTTTATTAGATTACATCCTTAATTTGAAATTCAGACATCTCCAAAGTTCAAGATGATGAAGTTGGTGATGGGACAACGTCTGTTGTTGTTTTGGCTGGAGAACTTTTAAGGGAGGCCGAAAAGCTAGTGGCTGCAAAGATTCATCCCATGACTATAATATCAGGTTCTTTTAGCCTCATTTAGTACTTTGCTTTCTATTATTCTTCTCCATTATGGCACCTTGCATGTCACGGTTCATCCTGTATAATCTTTTTATTAAtatctttaatttttgttttcctttccACTAAATGTTGCATTTTGTGGCCTGTAGGCATTAAGTTGCTTCGAGCTTTAACTTGTTATCTAGTTTTGATATCTATATAGCGTGAAGAAAGAGTCAGGCATGTTAGCAGTGTGATTCTTTTTTCCTGATTTGCTTCTATCATAGAAAATTTGAAGGAAGTATATTATTAAGATGAGCGTGAGATATAACTATAAACTTTAATACTTCTCTCTTAACTCCTATAGGAGTAAAATTTCCAGCATtacattttctattttatttgctCAATTTTTTCCTGAACTTATAACAGCATAATTATATCTGTAATATACTATTTCTGTCCCAATAAAATTGTCACGTTCTGACTTCTTTGTGGTAATTTTATTTTGACTTACATGAGACTACTGAATCCCCAATCCTTTGCTTGCCGTGCAGTAACAGTACCAATATCCACTTATTGTTGCTTCTgacttattattttaattattattgatgaaaattttaaaatatatatatgaaaaacttTGAATAACATAATTCTTAAATATATTTTTGTTAATATAATtagttaaaatatttaaataacagaagtcaaaatttaaaaaatttgacTTGAAAAATTTAATCCATGAGAATTTAATTGGGACAGAGGGATTATTTAGTTATTTCCCTTATCTTTTATTTTGTTGATTGCCAATTGCCAAATAAGTTAAGTTTCAGAGTTTATAACAATGTATGCTTGTTTTATAGGTTACCGAATGGCATCTGAATGTGCTCGTAATGCTTTGTTGCAGAGGGTTGTGGATAACAAAGAGAATGCAGGTGAATTATTGGACATGAATACGTTCTCTTTATTTGTGTGCGGATTGTAGGATATGccttcattttgtattatttgCCCAACGTTTTAGGCTTTGTTGGTTCCTGATTGAACTAGATTTTTTAATGTGTTTGACatgataaaatttgtaatcaaGTTGTTGTTTCCATATTAGAATTTGTCTTTACTCTATGTAGTTGCTTCTTATAGCGCATGGCATTTCTGAATTTTGCAGAGAAATTCAAGTCAGACTTGATGAAAATTGCAAGGACCACTTTGAGTTCTAAAATTCTTTCTCAGGATAAAGAACATTTTGCACAACTGGCTGTGGATGCTGTTATGAGGTTAAAGGTGATAATTTCTCTCGATCCAACATTTTAAGATCAAATATTAGTGTTTCAACTATTCGGAATTATGTTGAGGATTCTTTTTTGCACAACTGGCCGTGGTTGCTGTTATTGAGTTTCCCTTCTCATTTTTCTTTATCAAATTTTTAATGCTTTTACTTGCAACTGCAGGGGAGCACAAATTTAGAGGCTATCCAAATTATCAAGAAGCCTGGGGGATCCTTGAAGGATTCTTTCTTAGATGAAGGGTGAGTCCTTGCGAGCTTCGCATTGTCTTCATTCACTGTAATCGTTTCTGATTGGATTGGCTGGGGTCCTAGTTATGTCAGCCTTtcccataatatgattttttttttatttaaacttaCATCTTATGATTTCAGATTCATTCTTGACAAGAAAATAGGGCTTGGACAGCCAAAACGGATAGAAAATGCTAAGATTTTGGTTGCAAATACTGCAATGGATACTGACAAAGTAAAGATATATGGTGCACGTGTTCGTGTTGATTCAATGTCTAAGGTTGCTGAAATTGAAGGGGCTGAGAAGGAAAAGATGAGAGAAAAGGTGAAAAAGATCATGGCACATGGGATTAACTGCTTCGTTAACAGGCAGTTGATCTACAATTTCCCTGAAGAACTCTTTGCCGATGCAGGCATACTTGCAATCGAGCATGCTGATTTTGATGGGATAGAGCGTCTGGCTTTGGTAACAGGTGGGGAAATTGCTTCAACCTTTGACAACCCAGAGTCTGTTAAGCTTGGACATTGCAAGCTTATTGAAGAGATTATGATTGGTGAGGACAAGTTAATTCACTTTTCTGGTGTTGAAATGGGTCAGGCTTGTACTGTTGTGTTGAGAGGTGCAAGGTATGGTGTCAAACTATTTCCTCTAGTTGTTTTCCTTGCTTATTGATATGTTTGCTTTGGGGTGACATGCTACTGTGTATGGCAGCCATCATGTGCTAGACGAAGCTGAAAGGTCTCTGCATGATGCCTTGTGCGTACTGTCTCAGACAGTTAATGACACTAGGGTATTGCTTGGAGGTGGATGGCCTGAGATGGTAATGGCAAAGGAAGTGGATGAGCTAGCACGCAAGACTCCTGGGAAGAAATCTCATGCTATTGAAGCTTTCTCGAGGGCACTTGTAGCCATCCCGACAATTATTGCTGACAATGCAGGTCTGGACAGTGCAGATTTGGTGGCCCAGCTTCGTGCGGAGCACCACAAGGAGGGATGCAATGCAGGGATTGATGTCATCTCTGGATCTGTAAGTGCGGAAATTCAATTATTCTAAAATTCAATTATTCTAAAAAATCAAAACAGAGTCTAATGAATTTATTGTGTACAGTTAGAGATTTTGTTTCTCTAAAACCGCTTCGGATACTTTAATTTTTCTTCATTGCTGCTATGATTATATAAACAGGTAGGAGATATGGCTGAGCTAGGAATCTCTGAATCCTTCAAAGTCAAGCAAGCTGTATTGCTCTCTGCAACTGAGGCTGCTGAGATGATACTTAGGGTCGATGAAATCATTACATGTGCTCCAAGGAAGAGAGAAGACAGAATGTAAAATTGACATTTCAATTTCAATGTCAATGTCAATCTAAGAGTCGCATTTTTTCTCTGTTGTAATGGATAACCATCTATCTTGGCATTTGTTTCTTGAAGTTTTTTGCTGCTGTATGGTTGAAGAAATTCTGGAACTGAAAGTTTTTATGGCTGTGTTTCAGTTCTGAAAAAGATGAAGAAACGTTCTTTGGactgctttttaattcattttcctTTATTGTGTTGGAAAAATAGTGATTATAAAGATCATGTCAATACAATTAACAACTAAAACATCCCCAATCAAACATAAAAGAAATGGTTTGTATTTATTACATCACATTCCAACAGACTTTGATGTTCaataagttcaagaaattcaacttcattttcaaattttccaTTCATTAAGTTTCCTATTATGAAGTTTGCACTTTGAAGCAGCAGTTATAACACAAGTCGGATATATATCAAGTTGATTCCTAGTTGATTTATAGTGAAGCTGCTAATCGATGGAGGTCAATATAGCCTAACAGCACTGCTCGATTCCTTTCTTTCGCCTTTACCTGATATATGACCCTGCAGATTATAACACCAGCATCAGATCTCCGTTCACTTGAATAttatcagaaaaagaaagaagaagtgTACCTCAAGCCTTCAAGCCACATCTCGGTGATGAGTGCTTCACCAGGATACACATGCAAAAGGAACCGTGCAAAGATGGTTTTGACCATGTCTGGGTGTCCCCTGCAAATACATTTGATGATAGCCCGTACTGCAAACCCAAGGGTACACAATCCATGCAAAATTGGCCTTGAAAATCTATGAACATGGGATAGGGAAAGCATAAATCAGTATAAAAGTTTAGGATGCAAAGGAGCTGTGTCAAGTAATGCAACCAATAGCCATAGCCTCAACATAAGTAGCCTCAACATAAGTAATGAACTAACCCTGCGACCTTTGCAATCATAGGATCTGAATGCAGAGGATTATAGTCACCGGATAACCTATACAATAAAGCCTGCCAAAGCCAAAAAATAGTAGTTCAAAACTTCTGGAGACGCTTGTCATCATAAAAAAGCATCTCATAGCACAAGCTGTCGAAGCAGAAGTTGATACCAGATCAAACTAATCCACAGACTTTTTAGTATATGGACAAAAAGAGAATTAACTGGGAAAcatatctttttttcttttattttgaaagAAACATCAACGCTCTTAGGGTAAAATTCTAGTATTGTTGCTACATGCCTGAGGTGGTTGGG is part of the Gossypium arboreum isolate Shixiya-1 chromosome 5, ASM2569848v2, whole genome shotgun sequence genome and harbors:
- the LOC108453193 gene encoding T-complex protein 1 subunit beta-like, encoding MAIEKILKDDASEEKGERARMASFVGAIAITDLVKTTLGPKGMDKILQSTGRGHEVTVTNDGATILKSLHIDNPAAKVLIDISKVQDDEVGDGTTSVVVLAGELLREAEKLVAAKIHPMTIISGYRMASECARNALLQRVVDNKENAEKFKSDLMKIARTTLSSKILSQDKEHFAQLAVDAVMRLKGSTNLEAIQIIKKPGGSLKDSFLDEGFILDKKIGLGQPKRIENAKILVANTAMDTDKVKIYGARVRVDSMSKVAEIEGAEKEKMREKVKKIMAHGINCFVNRQLIYNFPEELFADAGILAIEHADFDGIERLALVTGGEIASTFDNPESVKLGHCKLIEEIMIGEDKLIHFSGVEMGQACTVVLRGASHHVLDEAERSLHDALCVLSQTVNDTRVLLGGGWPEMVMAKEVDELARKTPGKKSHAIEAFSRALVAIPTIIADNAGLDSADLVAQLRAEHHKEGCNAGIDVISGSVGDMAELGISESFKVKQAVLLSATEAAEMILRVDEIITCAPRKREDRM
- the LOC108452892 gene encoding L-ascorbate oxidase homolog — its product is MPLHSAVALFYAAAFLFAIVGAEDPYRFYSWNVTYGDIYPLGVRQTGLLINGQFPGPDIHSVTNDNLIINVYNNLNESFLLSWNGVQQRRNSYEDGVYGTTCPIPPGKNFTYMLQVKDQIGSFYYYPSLGFHKAAGGFGGIRILSRPRIPVPFPDPAGDYTVLIGDWYKSNHTVLQAHLDGGKKLPFPDGVLINGRGPGGASFNVEQGKTYRLRISNVGLQNSLNFRIQNHRLTLVEVEGTHTLQTTYSSIDLHLGQSCSVLFTADQPAQDYYIVASTRFTNPVLTTTATLRYSNSAGPVSGPPPGGPTIQIDWSLNQARSIRTNLTASGPRPNPQGSYHYGLINTTRTIRLANSAGQVNGKQRYAVNSVSFVLPDTPLKLADYFKIGGVFRPGSISDNPYGGGIYVDTSVLNADYRAFVEIVFENTENIIQSWHLNGYSFFVVGMDGGQWTAASRNGYNLRDAVARCTTQVYPKSWTAIYVALDNVGIWNLRSEYWARQYLGQQLYLRVYTDSTSLRDEYPIPKNALLCGRAAGRSTRPL